From one Rosa rugosa chromosome 4, drRosRugo1.1, whole genome shotgun sequence genomic stretch:
- the LOC133742971 gene encoding histone deacetylase 6, whose amino-acid sequence MDSSGASLPSGPDGTKRRVSYFYEPTVGDYYYGQGHPMKPHRIRMAHNLIVHYGLHRRMEINRPFPAAPSDIRKFHSDDYVDFLASVSPETLSDAVHARHLKRFNVGEDCPVFDGLFGFCQASSGGSIGAAVKLNRRDCDIAINWAGGLHHAKKAEASGFCYVNDIVLGILELLKVHRRVLYVDIDVHHGDGVEEAFYTTDRVMTVSFHKFGDFFPGTGHIKDVGAGPGKNYALNVPLNDGMDDESFRSLFRPLIQKVMEMYQPDAVVLQCGADSLSGDRLGCFNLSVKGHADCLRYLRSFNVPLMVLGGGGYTIRNVARCWCYETAVAVGVEPENKLPYNEYYEYFGPDYTLHVDTCNMENLNSPKEMENIRNTLLEQLSRLPHAPSVPFQTTPPTTEVPEEAEERMDHRPKRRIWEGVDYDSDPDDDDEKPWKYSNSAGLRGVKTEMRDVPDEMEEDEDHPPCC is encoded by the exons atggaCTCGAGCGGAGCTTCGCTGCCGTCAGGCCCCGACGGAACGAAGCGGCGCGTGAGCTACTTCTACGAGCCCACCGTCGGCGACTACTACTACGGCCAAGGCCACCCGATGAAGCCCCACCGCATCCGCATGGCCCACAACCTGATCGTCCACTACGGCCTCCACCGCCGCATGGAGATCAACCGCCCCTTCCCCGCCGCCCCCTCCGACATTAGAAAATTCCACTCCGACGACTACGTCGACTTCCTCGCCTCCGTCTCCCCCGAAACCCTCTCCGACGCCGTCCACGCCCGCCACCTCAAGCGCTTCAACGTCGGCGAGGACTGCCCCGTCTTCGACGGCCTCTTTGGCTTCTGCCAGGCCTCCTCCGGTGGCTCTATTGGCGCCGCCGTCAAGCTGAACCGGAGGGACTGCGATATTGCCATCAATTGGGCCGGTGGGCTTCACCATGCCAAGAAAGCTGAGGCCTCAGGGTTTTGTTACGTGAACGACATTGTGCTCGGGATTCTTGAGCTGCTCAAGGTTCATAGG CGTGTTCTTTATGTAGACATTGACGTTCACCACGGAGATGGAGTTGAGGAGGCATTTTACACTACCGACAGGGTAATGACTGTGTCCTTCCATAAGTTTGGCGATTTCTTTCCAGGGACTGGGCATATCAAGGATGTCGGTGCAGGGCCTGGGAAAAATTATGCCTTGAATGTCCCGCTGAATGATGGCATGGATGATGAGAGTTTTCGCAGTCTGTTTAGGCCCCTCATCCAAAAGGTTATGGAGATGTATCAGCCAGATGCAGTTGTTCTTCAGTGTGGAGCGGATTCCCTATCTGGTGATCGGTTGGGGTGCTTCAACTTATCTGTCAAAGGTCATGCCGATTGTCTCCGCTATCTTCGATCTTTCAATGTTCCTTTGATGGTTTTGGGCGGCGGAGGATATACAATCAGGAATGTTGCTCGTTGCTGGTGCTATGAG ACAGCAGTTGCTGTTGGGGTGGAGCCAGAGAATAAATTGCCTTACAATGAATACTACGAGTATTTTGGCCCAGATTACACTCTTCATGTCGACACATGCAACATGGAGAACCTCAACTCACCCAAAGAAATGGAGAACATAAG GAATACACTGCTAGAGCAACTCTCTAGATTACCTCATGCACCAAGTGTCCCCTTCCAGACAACACCGCCAACTACAGAAGTCCCAGAGGAG GCAGAAGAGCGCATGGACCACAGACCAAAGCGTCGTATTTGGGAGGGTGTGGACTATGATTCTGatcctgatgatgatgatgagaagcCTTGGAAGTACTCCAATTCTGCTGGTCTGCGTGGTGTTAAAACTGAGATGAG